The following are from one region of the Phormidium sp. PBR-2020 genome:
- a CDS encoding transglutaminase family protein: protein MTQPLERQTLRPHGVYALHGLSVLPAANPDTGQTQPELIAVDAVRGYIIAVNPESDDTRILNPHNAADFIGVGGMTIWENTLWFTRGDSIYFCNLDDFIAQRFITLPYALQGVAVQGGAIYVSCQKEALIYVFSRESQKEITSFYAPGVGVENLAVRGEELWVTDTVEQTVYCMDRGTGSMHFSVLTPFSSPTALTFYPHPELDEDLLYVAYAYEEPYIRDDPNAANPYQLTFRDRTFIHPLHIYHNAEEHYTLSNGYRIEMTYTEELSPLDAVELKDFEWHIALPANTPRQRVHDIESIGLPFETRVIQEQPMAVFKFDHLKPFEARIFGWKAILEVRGIKYNLKPGDVSDLPELPPDYPERYLVDNDNLAMDTDTVQRAARNAVGSETNLLRQVLSIRDYVYDRLEYGIKPHIDTPDVALKRGMGSCGEYVGILLALLRLNGIACRTVGRYKCPAQAELREVPMQPDFNHVWLEFFVPGYGWIPMESNPDGMGDRGPHPLRFFMGLAWYHLELVKGAKFESLIKDGKRLPKTEVSMGDLAINHVRFRILDELPPPRPTAKTDPTTDVS, encoded by the coding sequence ATGACTCAGCCTCTCGAACGACAGACCCTCCGACCCCATGGCGTCTATGCCCTTCATGGACTCAGTGTGCTTCCGGCCGCCAATCCAGACACCGGCCAAACCCAGCCAGAACTCATCGCCGTGGATGCCGTTCGGGGCTATATCATCGCCGTCAACCCAGAAAGCGACGATACCCGCATCTTAAACCCCCATAACGCCGCCGATTTCATCGGAGTGGGAGGGATGACCATTTGGGAAAATACCCTCTGGTTCACCCGAGGCGATAGCATCTACTTCTGTAACCTCGACGACTTCATCGCCCAACGCTTCATCACCCTTCCCTACGCCTTACAAGGGGTAGCCGTTCAGGGTGGGGCCATTTACGTCAGTTGCCAGAAAGAAGCCCTCATCTACGTCTTCTCCCGAGAAAGCCAAAAAGAAATTACCAGCTTTTACGCCCCAGGCGTTGGTGTCGAGAACCTAGCCGTTCGTGGCGAAGAACTCTGGGTCACCGATACCGTCGAGCAAACCGTGTATTGTATGGATCGCGGCACTGGGTCCATGCACTTTAGCGTTCTCACTCCCTTCTCCTCCCCCACCGCCTTAACCTTCTATCCTCATCCTGAACTTGACGAGGATCTACTCTACGTCGCCTACGCCTACGAAGAACCCTACATTCGGGATGACCCCAACGCCGCCAATCCCTATCAACTCACCTTCCGCGATCGCACCTTCATCCATCCCCTCCACATCTATCACAACGCCGAAGAGCATTACACCCTCTCCAATGGCTACCGCATCGAAATGACCTACACCGAGGAACTCTCCCCCCTCGATGCCGTAGAACTCAAAGACTTTGAATGGCACATCGCCCTTCCCGCCAACACCCCCCGCCAAAGGGTTCACGACATCGAGTCTATCGGCCTCCCCTTTGAAACGCGGGTCATCCAAGAACAACCCATGGCCGTCTTCAAGTTTGACCATCTCAAACCCTTTGAAGCCCGGATTTTCGGCTGGAAAGCCATCCTAGAGGTGCGGGGGATTAAATATAATCTCAAACCCGGCGATGTTAGTGACTTACCCGAGTTGCCCCCCGACTATCCTGAACGGTATCTGGTGGATAATGACAACCTAGCTATGGATACCGACACCGTGCAACGGGCGGCCCGTAACGCCGTCGGTAGTGAAACCAACCTGTTGCGGCAAGTCTTGAGTATCCGCGATTATGTCTACGATCGCCTCGAATATGGCATCAAACCCCATATTGATACCCCCGATGTAGCCCTGAAACGGGGAATGGGGTCCTGTGGCGAATATGTGGGGATTCTCCTGGCCCTGTTGCGTCTCAATGGCATTGCCTGTCGGACCGTGGGACGCTATAAATGCCCCGCCCAAGCGGAACTGCGAGAAGTCCCCATGCAGCCGGACTTTAACCATGTCTGGCTAGAGTTCTTTGTCCCTGGTTATGGCTGGATTCCCATGGAGTCGAACCCTGATGGCATGGGCGATCGCGGCCCCCACCCCCTGCGCTTCTTTATGGGCTTAGCTTGGTATCACTTAGAATTAGTCAAAGGGGCGAAATTTGAAAGTCTGATTAAAGACGGCAAGCGACTGCCCAAAACCGAAGTCTCCATGGGAGACTTAGCCATCAACCATGTACGCTTCCGGATTCTCGACGAGTTGCCACCCCCTCGCCCCACCGCCAAAACCGACCCCACGACTGACGTTTCCTAG
- a CDS encoding TldD/PmbA family protein — translation MANPLADLQNQISDTLKRYQHRVDYLAIRLEASEGTDIFIRGIQKESHADHQIETLSEDVSLGGQVRACYKGGWGFSSFNRLSQLGDRVEEAVAAARLVGCEQTELAPIPILSDICQLPLTRTDPRQIDLKDKKDLCDRYIEQLLSVSPRIATTSVRYSDCAKRLLIATSEGSFIDQSWVDLEMRFAATARDGETVQTGRETSGSRRGYDDMTALDKQVKSAAERAVEALELPCVRGGTYPVVIDPILSGLFVHEAFGHLSEADMAYENPDLLEVMTLGRRFGGEDLQIFDGAAPQGHRGSYFYDDEATPATTTQLIENGVLVGRLHSRETAGRLGEAATGNARCLDYQHSPIVRMTNTWIGRGTTPVDQLCAGIEEGVYARNWLGGMTNGEMFTFSAGEAWMIRNGKLAEKVRDVTLSGNVFQTLADIEAIGDDFYWDESGGCGKGGQNGLPVGCGGPSLRINNVVVGGEA, via the coding sequence ATGGCGAACCCTCTAGCTGACCTGCAAAATCAAATTAGCGATACCCTCAAACGCTATCAACATCGCGTGGATTATCTGGCCATCCGCCTCGAAGCCTCCGAAGGGACCGATATCTTTATTCGAGGGATTCAGAAGGAGTCTCATGCTGACCATCAAATTGAAACCCTCAGCGAAGATGTCAGCCTAGGGGGTCAGGTGCGGGCCTGTTACAAAGGAGGTTGGGGCTTTTCGAGTTTTAACCGCCTCTCCCAACTGGGCGATCGCGTTGAAGAAGCCGTCGCAGCGGCCCGTCTCGTGGGTTGTGAACAGACGGAACTCGCCCCCATTCCCATCCTCAGCGATATCTGTCAATTGCCCCTGACGCGAACCGACCCCCGACAGATTGACTTGAAGGACAAAAAAGACCTCTGCGATCGCTATATCGAGCAACTGCTAAGCGTCAGCCCCCGCATTGCCACCACCTCCGTCCGCTATAGCGACTGTGCCAAGCGACTCCTCATTGCCACCTCAGAAGGCTCCTTTATCGACCAATCCTGGGTTGATTTAGAAATGCGTTTCGCCGCCACGGCCCGCGACGGAGAAACCGTACAAACCGGCCGTGAAACCAGTGGCTCTCGCCGTGGCTATGACGATATGACCGCCCTCGATAAACAGGTCAAAAGCGCCGCAGAACGGGCGGTAGAAGCCTTGGAATTACCCTGCGTGCGGGGGGGGACGTATCCCGTCGTCATTGACCCCATTCTCAGCGGTTTATTCGTCCATGAAGCCTTCGGTCATCTCTCCGAGGCGGACATGGCCTATGAGAACCCAGACCTACTCGAAGTCATGACCCTAGGGCGACGCTTTGGCGGTGAGGACTTACAAATTTTTGACGGGGCCGCCCCCCAAGGTCATCGCGGCAGTTATTTCTACGACGATGAAGCCACCCCCGCCACCACCACCCAACTGATTGAAAACGGGGTATTAGTGGGGCGACTCCATTCTCGGGAAACCGCCGGACGCTTAGGAGAAGCCGCCACAGGAAATGCCCGCTGTTTGGACTATCAGCATTCTCCCATTGTCCGCATGACCAACACCTGGATTGGTCGCGGAACCACCCCCGTTGACCAACTCTGTGCCGGGATTGAGGAGGGAGTCTATGCTCGTAATTGGTTGGGGGGAATGACTAATGGGGAGATGTTTACCTTTAGTGCCGGGGAAGCTTGGATGATTCGCAATGGGAAGTTGGCGGAGAAGGTCCGAGATGTTACTTTATCGGGAAATGTGTTTCAAACCTTGGCGGATATTGAGGCGATTGGCGATGATTTCTACTGGGATGAGTCTGGCGGCTGTGGGAAGGGGGGACAAAATGGCCTACCCGTTGGCTGTGGCGGCCCGAGTTTGCGGATTAATAATGTGGTGGTTGGGGGGGAAGCCTAA